Within Verrucomicrobiota bacterium, the genomic segment TTTGTGATGCTGCTGATGGGCAACGACCGTGGCACCCGCCGCATCTACCTTGCCTGGTCGCCGGATGGCCGGAAGTGGGACACTCGTCCGACGCCCTTGATGGATCCGCCTCCCGGAACCGATCAGGTGGCCGGCGCCGTGCTGTTGCCGTGGGCGGGCAAACTCTTTCTCATCGCGCACGCCAACAACAGCAAGGCCAAGTTCAACGAAGGCTTTGATCTTTACGCCGCCGAAGCCGATGCAGCGCTGGAGCAGATCAAGCCGCTCGGCAAATTCTTCGACCGCACGCTCGTCTCCCCAAGCAATCCCGGCGTAATGTCGCCGTGTTTTTTGGAAGACGATGGCCGGTTATGGATGTTCTTCAACATCGGCCCACGCCTGCGGAACAAGATCGCGCTGGCTGTCACCGAAATAAAATAATCCCTCAATGTTCCGACGAACTTGGGCCGATGCACGATATGCGAGGGAACCTTGTGCCCAACCAACATTTTCCCGACCTGCGGGCCATGGCGGCCTAGCTCCATGCGCCACGGAGTGAGGTTGGCGCGCAGAAGCACGGTTGTTCCATGAGCAACTGGAAGTGCCGATTTCCCGATCCGGTATTTTCCCATCGGTGTTAGCTGGGAAATCAGTGGTTTATACTGCTTGTTTCCGGGCGTCGTTCCAATCCCTGAGGGTTTTTAGGATCGCAGTCCAGCAGCGGCCGGACAATCGTTCTGCAACATCGCGAAATGAAATCTGTAACATTTGGCGAACTTTCCGTATTATAATAGGAATGGCTGACAGTGTAACCTCAGAAGGCCGGCCCCGGATGTTCCCGGCAACGCAGTGGACGGTGGTCCTGACCGCGGGCGGGACGCCTTCGCCGGAAGCGGCGGCGGCCCTGGAGGGGCTTTGCCGGTCGTACTGGTATCCCCTGTATGCATTCGTCCGCCGGGGCGGGCATTCGCCGCCGGACGCCCAGGATTTGACTCAGGAGTTCTTCGCCCGCCTGCTTGAACACAATTGGATCGCCCACGCTGACCGGCAGAGGGGACGGTTCCGGTCGTTTTTGTTGATGGCCATGAAACGGTTCCTGGTCAAGGAATGGGACAAGGCAAAGGCGCTTAAGCGGGATGGTCAGGCGCAGCGGGTTCCGATGGAACTTGATACAGCCGAAAGCCGGTACACCAGGGAACTGGCGGACACCCGGACGCCAGAGCAGCTTTTCGAAAAGCAGTGGGCACTGGCGCTGCTGGAATCCGTGCTTCGCCGATTGCACGAGATTTATACCCGGGACGGCAAGGGGGCGTTGTTCCAGGCGCTGGAACCGTGTCTGGTGGGCAGCCGCAACACGCAGCCGTATGCCGTCCTGGCGGCTGAACTGGGGATGACCGAAGGTGCGGCCAGGGTGGCGGTTTGCCGCCTGCGCGAGCGTTATCGGGAGTGTTTAAAAGCGGAAGTGGCCCAGACGGTAGCTTCGGCGGCGGAAGTGGACGAGGAATTGCGCCACTTGCTGCGCGTTATGGCTCGACGATAAACATTTTTTCAGTTTGTCAGTAACGTTTGCCATCCAATTCGTAGTGTAAAGGGTGGAAAGACGATTGTATGGATACAAAAAAGAATTGTCCTGGCTGTCGAAAGCCCCTTGAGAACAATGCGCCTGACGGGCTGTGCCCGGAGTGCCTGCTTCAGGCTGGCCTGGGCACCGGCGTGGACCGAGGTCCCGACAGCCAGACCGGTGCGCCGGCTGCCTCGCCAGCCCCGTCTCCTCCCCTCGCCGAACTCGCTCCGCATTTCCCCCAGCTCGACATTCTCGAATGCCTGGGGCGCGGTGGCATGGGCGTGGTCTATAAGGCCCGGCAAAAGTCGCTCGACCGTTTCGTGGCGCTCAAGCTGCTCGCGCCCGAACGCGTGGGCGATCCGCAGTTCGCCGAACGCTTCACGCGCGAGGCGAAGGCGCTCGCCGCCCTGAACCACCCCAACATTGTCACTATCTACGATTTCGGCCAAGCTGGCGGCTTCTACTACCTGCTCATGGAGTTCGTGGACGGCGTGAACCTGCGGCAGGCGATGAAGGCGGGCCGGTTCACGCCAGAACAGGCGTTGGCGGTCGTGCCACCCGTCTGTGAGGCGCTGCAATACGCCCACAACCACGGCATCGTCCACCGCGATATTAAACCCGAGAACCTCCTGCTGGACAAGGAAGGCCGTGTGATGATTGCCGACTTTGGCATCGCCAAGATGTTGAACGCGGAAAGTGGCACGGGCGTCCCGCCCGTGAACACGGCAAACACGGGCGGGACGCCCGTGCCACACTCGCTCGCTGCCGGAACGCCGCAATACATGGCCCCGGAGCAGCAGACCACGCCGCAGCAGGTGGACAACCGGGCCGACATCTACTCCCTGGGCGTCGTGCTCTACGAAATGCTCACCGGCGAACTGCCCGGCAAACCGCTCGAACCGCCTTCGCGCAAAGTGCAGATTGACGTGCGGCTGGATGAAGTCGTCCTGCGCGCTCTCGAAAAAAATCCAGAACTCCGGTACCAACAGGCCAGCGTATTCAAAACTCAGGTTGAGACCATCGCTTTGTCGGCGTCCGCAGACACATTCACCGCCAGCAACCAACCATACGAGAATCAAGGCTTGGATTATCGTTCGAAAGCAACCCTATGGGGACTGCCCTGGTTGCATGTCACTTCCGGAATAGATCCGAAAACGGGCCGGGCGCGCGTTGCTAAGG encodes:
- a CDS encoding sigma-70 family RNA polymerase sigma factor yields the protein MADSVTSEGRPRMFPATQWTVVLTAGGTPSPEAAAALEGLCRSYWYPLYAFVRRGGHSPPDAQDLTQEFFARLLEHNWIAHADRQRGRFRSFLLMAMKRFLVKEWDKAKALKRDGQAQRVPMELDTAESRYTRELADTRTPEQLFEKQWALALLESVLRRLHEIYTRDGKGALFQALEPCLVGSRNTQPYAVLAAELGMTEGAARVAVCRLRERYRECLKAEVAQTVASAAEVDEELRHLLRVMARR